The genomic segment TAGGTCGTGCTCCAGGTGGCGACAATAATTCAATCTATGCTTTATCAGAAGGTCGTCAGCCTATGTTGGACAATATGTATGAAAAATTTGATACGGCATTAAAATTAATCAATGATGAAGTACCTGAAGATCGATTATATAATCGAACAATTGCTACTCCTTCACACATTCAATTGCCTGAATCTTGGTTACTGGGTTCTAGTGGAAGTAGCGCACGAAAAGCCGCTCAAATGGGAGTGGGTTATTCTTTTGCTCAATTCTTTATGGGTGGAATGACAAAAGATATCTTAGATGAATACAGAGTCAATTTTCAACCTTCTGCTTTTATGGAAAAACCGAACATCAATGTAGCGTATCTTGTGACGACAGCTGAAACTAGAGAAGAAGCAGAATATGAAGCTAAGCCACAAGATATTGCACGTCTATTGATGAGAAAAGGACAAATGGGTCAATTGCTGACACCTGAAGAAGCACAACATTATCCTTTAACCGAAATTGATCAATTAACGATAAAACAAGGACGCGAATTACATTTAGTAGGCACACCCAAAGAAATCGCTGCAAAATTATTAGAAGATCAAGAGAGGTATGGTTTTGATGAAGCGATGATCTGTAGTATTCCTCATTCACAAGAAAAACGATTAAATGTATACCGTTTATTAGCAAAAGAATTATTACAATAAAAGATAAAAAACAGAATATAATTTAAAAAAAGACATTATTTCCTAGGAAATAATGTCTTTTTTGGCAATTTAATGATAAAAAAATGATAGTTTTGTCATTTTTAAACAGCTATAATAAAAGGTTTCAAAACATATTTATTAAACTATTGCTAAACTGGTGTTATAAAACCTAACATAACAACGCTATATTTTAATTGATTTCTAATAAAAGTGTATTTATAATTTGGCTTTAAGCAGAAATAACTTGCTTAAACAGTACAAAATATCTAAGTACTGGAAAAGTTCTTGCAAAAGGGGATGAGGCAAAGTTGATTAAATTACAGAATGTAAATAAATATTTTGGAGACCACCATGTACTAAAAGATGTGAATCTAGAGGTGGCGGAGGGAGAAAAAGTCGTTATTATAGGACCTTCTGGTTCTGGGAAAAGTACCACAGTCAGATGCATGAATTTTCTGGAAGAACCTACAACAGGAGAAGTTTATATAGATGGAAATCAGCTAACTTCAAAAAATAAACTAGAAACGGTACGAAATTCCTCTGCAATGGTTTTTCAACAATTCAACCTATACCCACATATGACTGTGTTAGGAAACCTAACAATAGGTCCAATGAAATTGCAGAACAAGACTAAAGAAGAAGCAGAAGAAATGGCTTATCGATATTTAGATATTGTAGGATTAAGAGAAAAAGCAACGGCATACCCTTCATCATTATCAGGCGGACAACAACAAAGAGTAGCCATCGCTAGATCACTTTGTTCAGAGAAGAAAATTATTTTATTCGATGAACCGACTTCTGCTTTAGATCCTGAGACGGTCCAAGAAGTCTTGGACGTAATGATCAAGTTATCCAGCATGAATATTACGATGGTTGTTGTGACGCACGAAATGGGTTTTGCTAAACAAGTAGCTGATCGTGTTATTTTTATGGATGATGGGACCATTCTTGAAGTAGGACCGCCAGAACACTTCTTTGAGAACCCTACACATGAACGAACGAAAGAATTTTTAAGCAAAATTTTAAGATAAAAAAATGATAATTACTTAGGAGGAAAAGGAATGAAAAAGAGAAACTTATTAGCAACAGTAATTTTATCTAGTGTATTATTTTTAGGGGCTTGTTCGTCAGATGATGGTTCAACAACAGAGGCGGAAACGGCAAAAAAATCAGATCAAGTAACGATTGAAGCCATTAAAGAAGCAGGCGTTTTAAAAGTAGGAGTTAAAGAAGATGTTCCGAATTTTGGTTTGAAGAATACAGATACAGGGGAGATAGAAGGATTCGAAATCGATATTGCTAAAAAATTAGCTGAAGAGATTTTAGGTGATCCAGATGCTATTGAATTGACACCTGTTACGGCTAAAACACGTGGTCCATTGTTGGACAATGGAGAAGTAGATATGATTATTGCTACTTTTACAGTAACAGAAGAACGTAAAGAGACTTATAACTTCACAGATGCTTATTATGAAGATGCAGTAGGTTTATTGGTTAAAAAAGATAAAAATTATGAAGGATTAAAAGACATGGATGGAGCAACTATTGGTGTATCGCAAAGTTCTACCACAGCTGAAGCCATTACAGCAGAAGCTGAACAATATGATATAACAGTAGACTTTTCAGAATACGCAACTTATCCAGAAATCAAAGCAGCCTTGGATTCAGGCCGTGTAGACGCATTTAGTGTAGACAGATCTATTTTGGCTGGTTATTTAGACGATTCAACTGAGATTTTATCCGATCGTTTTGCCACTCAAGATTATGGTATTGCAACTAAGAAGACAAATACGGAATTAGCAGAGTATGTAAATGAGTTGATTACTACATGGGGTGAAGACGGAACTCTTGACGGATTAGTTTCAGAGTGGGGATTGAGTGAATAATGAAAAGTACAAATCCATTCGCACTTTGGAGATGGGAGGACCTTTTTCAAAACTTCGATAATTTTAGTTCTGGATTTTTACGAACGCTCCAAGTGGCTATATTAGCATTGGCATTGTCTCTAATCATAGGGGTGATTATTGGGATTCTATCAACTGCTCATAATGGTGTCTTGCGTGCGATTGCACGAGTATATGTCGAAATTTTTCAAAATATCCCTCTTGTCATCCAAATATTCTTTATGTATAACGGATTAGCTATGGCTGGTTTGGTCTTGAGTGAATTTACTATAGGAGTAGTAGGTGTCGGTTTGTATCATGGGGCTTATATCGGAGAAGTAGTACGTGCAGGTATTTTATCTGTTCCTAAAGGCCAACAAGAAGCCGCGTATTCTCAAGGATTTGGATACACACAAACGATGCGCTACATTATATTGCCGCAGATGGTGAAAAGTATATTACCTCCATTAACGAACCAAGCGGTTAATCTAATAAAAAACACTTCCGTTTTAGCGATTATTGCTGGGGCAGACTTAATGTATGCAGCTGATTCTTATGCTTCTTATTCTTTGAATTACGGACCACCTTATGTATTTGCAGGGTTACTATACTTTTTACTTTGTTTCCCATTGGCTACGTTCTCAAGGAAATATGAAGAGAAATTAAAGAAAAATGATTCCGTTGTGGTGGATATTCCGGAGGTGATGGAATGATCGAATCCATGAAAAATGTGTTTACACCCGCTAATGTATTATTTTTATTAGATGGATTAAAGACTAGTTTACTAATCTCTTTATGTGTAGTGATCCTGTCCATCCTATTTGGAACATTATTAGGATTAGTCAGAAATTATGAAAACAAATTTTTTGGAAAATTAGCTAGTTTTTATATTGAACTTTTTCGCAATACGCCGTTGCTTTTATGGATGCTGGGATGTGCATTTCTGATTCCGGGAAGTACGATTTTAGTAAAAGGTTCATTAGCTTTATTTTTATATACAGCTGCGGTAGTAGCAGAAATTGTACGTGGAGGATTAAACGTTATACCAAAAGGCCAATTTGAAGCAGCTCATTCTCAAGGGTTTTCTTTTTTTCAATCGTTAATGTATATTATTCTGCCTCAAACATTCAAAAAAATTATTCCTTCTTTGCTATCGCAAGTGATTACAACCATTAAGGATACTTCTTTTCTTGCTGGATTAGGCATAATGGAATTTACCCGAAGTGGACAAGTCATTTTAGGAAAAGTAACAAAAACTTCTGAAGTCTTTTTGATTTATGGCTTCCTAGCATTGGTTTATTTCATTATCTGTTTTTTGCTTTCTGTTTTAGTCAGAAATTGGCATAACAGAAATTCGGAAAACGTGTAGATGCACAATTCTTCAGTCGAAAAAAATAGGACATGCTCTTTATTGCTAAGAGTATGTTCTATTTTTGTTCTACGTTCATAAAAGAAAAGAGGCTACAGATCATCCTCAAATAGATTCAGTTCTGTTTGTTGCGGAGCAAGGTGATCAAAGTCGAGATGCAATTTCTTTTGCAATTGCTTGGCATTTGCTGCAGCGTGCCCTCCAGAGTTGTTGTTAAAGATAACAGCCACTTCTTTAGAGTCTTTTTCTAATTGACGAATAATGGATACAAATTCGTCTAGTTCGGAGGAGCTGTAATCATAAAGGGTTCTTTTTTTTCGCCAATCCGGCCCACTTGAATCTAACCAACCTTCATAATTCCGGCCATGTAATCGAAATAGGGTTAATGCTGTATTTGTACCTATACTAATTAATGGCACACTATTTCCGGGAGTTTTTGGTTGATCAACAACAGTATGAATAAAATTTTCTTCAGCTAGAAACGTTAATGTGTTTTCTTTGTTAGTGTCGCTGTACCAACTTGCATGACGAAATTCAATAGCCACAGGCAAATCTTTCATAAAATGTCGCACTTTTCTTAAATACTGAACATGCTCTTTTGTGCAATCAAAAAAAGGCGGAAATTGAAATAGAAAAGCTTTAATGCGATCGCTTGAGATCATAGGCTCGAAAACAGCGATGTAATGCTCAAACATCTGTTGTTCAGTTGGGAAAAACTTCAACCAGTCCTTATGTTGTGACATAGCTTGAAATGCTTTTGGAATAAATTGAAAAGTAGGAGGTGTTTTTTCAATCCAAGATAAAATATTCTTATCCGGTGGAATAGCGTAGAAGCTAGTGTCTAATTCTACAAAAGGAAAATGAGAACTATAATCTTCCAGCCGTTTTGATGGGCGGATAGTCAGCAAATCGTGATCAGACCATCCCGTTAAACCGATAGAGATCATCAGAAATCCTTCTTTCTTTAGTTTAGAATAACTAGCCTTATTGTACAGCAACCGTTATGATGAAAGAAAGTAGAAACATCTTAATAGACAATCGATAAATTCACGATGAAATAGTAACTATATAAATTGTTTCACGCGAAACATTCTGATTTAATAATGCTATTAGAATAAATATGAATACGCTTAAATAAAAATCGTTAGAGGAGCCTTTAAAATGTATAAATTAGTTTTTTTTGATATTGACGGAACATTATTGACCGATCGGAAAAAAATTCCTGCTTCAGCTAAACAAGCTATTCAAGATTTAAAAAAGAATGGCATTATGCCTGTCATTGCAACGGGAAGAGCACCATTTAGAATCGATGAAATTTTGAAAGACTTAGATATTCAAACACATATTACATTAAATGGTCAGTACGTGGTACATGAAGGGAAAACAATTTTTCAGAATCCTTTATCAGAGGATTCGGTCAAGCGATTAGCGGTTGCTGCAGAAGTAAATAAACAACGGATAGCTTTTTGCGGGAGTGATGAAATATTGGGAACTTCAATGGTTACTTTTGGTCAGAAAGGTTTATTGAAAAAAATGATCCAACGTGTTCCGATAGCTCCACCTAAAAAAGTCATGCAATTGATTACACGATATGTAGGATCGTCTAAAAAAATGAAGCCTATTTTGCCACATTATTATGAAAATCGTATTATTTATCAATGCATCATTCATACCACAGAAGAATATGATGATTATTACCAAGAAGCTTTTCCGGATTGTCACTTTACGAGATGGAATCCTTACTCAGTAGATGTTATTTCAAAAGGAATGTCTAAAGCAGTAGGTATCCAAAAATTAATTGACCACATGGGTATTGGAATAAATGAAACGGTGGCATTTGGAGACGGGTTGAACGATATTGAAATGTTGCAAGCAGTGGATATGGGAATCGCCATGGAAAGCGGACGCAGGGAGTTAAAAGAAATTGCTGATGATATCACAGCCTCTCCAGAAAATAATGGTATTTTAAAAGGGTTGCAGAAATTGGATTTACTGCCTTAAAAAGCACTTGAAGAAGAGAGAGAAACTTTGTTTAAGATGAAAGAAAACAATAGGATTATCCTATTTTCAGTAGCTTTCTGTGGTATACTATTTCAGAAAGCTTTTGAGAAGAA from the Carnobacterium inhibens subsp. inhibens DSM 13024 genome contains:
- a CDS encoding amino acid ABC transporter permease — translated: MIESMKNVFTPANVLFLLDGLKTSLLISLCVVILSILFGTLLGLVRNYENKFFGKLASFYIELFRNTPLLLWMLGCAFLIPGSTILVKGSLALFLYTAAVVAEIVRGGLNVIPKGQFEAAHSQGFSFFQSLMYIILPQTFKKIIPSLLSQVITTIKDTSFLAGLGIMEFTRSGQVILGKVTKTSEVFLIYGFLALVYFIICFLLSVLVRNWHNRNSENV
- a CDS encoding transporter substrate-binding domain-containing protein — protein: MKKRNLLATVILSSVLFLGACSSDDGSTTEAETAKKSDQVTIEAIKEAGVLKVGVKEDVPNFGLKNTDTGEIEGFEIDIAKKLAEEILGDPDAIELTPVTAKTRGPLLDNGEVDMIIATFTVTEERKETYNFTDAYYEDAVGLLVKKDKNYEGLKDMDGATIGVSQSSTTAEAITAEAEQYDITVDFSEYATYPEIKAALDSGRVDAFSVDRSILAGYLDDSTEILSDRFATQDYGIATKKTNTELAEYVNELITTWGEDGTLDGLVSEWGLSE
- a CDS encoding amino acid ABC transporter ATP-binding protein, which codes for MIKLQNVNKYFGDHHVLKDVNLEVAEGEKVVIIGPSGSGKSTTVRCMNFLEEPTTGEVYIDGNQLTSKNKLETVRNSSAMVFQQFNLYPHMTVLGNLTIGPMKLQNKTKEEAEEMAYRYLDIVGLREKATAYPSSLSGGQQQRVAIARSLCSEKKIILFDEPTSALDPETVQEVLDVMIKLSSMNITMVVVTHEMGFAKQVADRVIFMDDGTILEVGPPEHFFENPTHERTKEFLSKILR
- a CDS encoding MsnO8 family LLM class oxidoreductase, producing MRLSVLDQAPITSGNTAAEALLKAEELAILADELGYTRMWMAEHHGTNGYASSAPEITAAHLAAKTKNIRIGTGGVMMMHYSPLKLAEVFKTLSAFSPGRIDFGVGRAPGGDNNSIYALSEGRQPMLDNMYEKFDTALKLINDEVPEDRLYNRTIATPSHIQLPESWLLGSSGSSARKAAQMGVGYSFAQFFMGGMTKDILDEYRVNFQPSAFMEKPNINVAYLVTTAETREEAEYEAKPQDIARLLMRKGQMGQLLTPEEAQHYPLTEIDQLTIKQGRELHLVGTPKEIAAKLLEDQERYGFDEAMICSIPHSQEKRLNVYRLLAKELLQ
- a CDS encoding DUF72 domain-containing protein, which translates into the protein MISIGLTGWSDHDLLTIRPSKRLEDYSSHFPFVELDTSFYAIPPDKNILSWIEKTPPTFQFIPKAFQAMSQHKDWLKFFPTEQQMFEHYIAVFEPMISSDRIKAFLFQFPPFFDCTKEHVQYLRKVRHFMKDLPVAIEFRHASWYSDTNKENTLTFLAEENFIHTVVDQPKTPGNSVPLISIGTNTALTLFRLHGRNYEGWLDSSGPDWRKKRTLYDYSSSELDEFVSIIRQLEKDSKEVAVIFNNNSGGHAAANAKQLQKKLHLDFDHLAPQQTELNLFEDDL
- a CDS encoding Cof-type HAD-IIB family hydrolase, with protein sequence MYKLVFFDIDGTLLTDRKKIPASAKQAIQDLKKNGIMPVIATGRAPFRIDEILKDLDIQTHITLNGQYVVHEGKTIFQNPLSEDSVKRLAVAAEVNKQRIAFCGSDEILGTSMVTFGQKGLLKKMIQRVPIAPPKKVMQLITRYVGSSKKMKPILPHYYENRIIYQCIIHTTEEYDDYYQEAFPDCHFTRWNPYSVDVISKGMSKAVGIQKLIDHMGIGINETVAFGDGLNDIEMLQAVDMGIAMESGRRELKEIADDITASPENNGILKGLQKLDLLP
- a CDS encoding amino acid ABC transporter permease, which produces MKSTNPFALWRWEDLFQNFDNFSSGFLRTLQVAILALALSLIIGVIIGILSTAHNGVLRAIARVYVEIFQNIPLVIQIFFMYNGLAMAGLVLSEFTIGVVGVGLYHGAYIGEVVRAGILSVPKGQQEAAYSQGFGYTQTMRYIILPQMVKSILPPLTNQAVNLIKNTSVLAIIAGADLMYAADSYASYSLNYGPPYVFAGLLYFLLCFPLATFSRKYEEKLKKNDSVVVDIPEVME